A stretch of Brassica napus cultivar Da-Ae chromosome C6, Da-Ae, whole genome shotgun sequence DNA encodes these proteins:
- the LOC106432711 gene encoding uncharacterized protein LOC106432711 has translation MSNRYSRSEKGKWVPEASRTPTRKPSSQSRRAPVLLPSSDNSELIEDNKLTLLGRVTKPSIQKPQWVLDWLIQFWNLETAVTGRTLGPDLFQVKFETEDALLSVMRRAPFHYKRWMIILQRWEPIVSNSFPRRTPFWINIHGLSLHFWTFKVLETIGEELGIHIDEDIPQGRVRVDIDCLKNLEMQLPVQLQSGEVFNVDLE, from the coding sequence ATGTCAAACCGGTATTCAAGATCCGAAAAAGGAAAATGGGTGCCTGAAGCATCTAGAACCCCAACACGGAAACCCTCTTCGCAAAGTAGAAGAGCCCCTGTCCTACTCCCATCAAGTGACAACTCGGAACTCATTGAAGACAACAAGCTCACTCTCTTAGGTCGGGTCACCAAGCCATCGATCCAAAAACCTCAGTGGGTCCTGGACTGGCTAATCCAATTCTGGAACCTCGAAACCGCTGTCACAGGAAGAACTCTAGGGCCAGACTTGTTCCAAGTCAAATTTGAGACGGAAGATGCCTTATTATCTGTAATGAGGCGAGCACCTTTCCACTACAAAAGATGGATGATCATTCTACAACGATGGGAGCCAATCGTATCAAACTCTTTCCCCAGGCGTACTCCATTCTGGATTAATATTCACGGCCTGTCCCTACACTTCTGGACCTTCAAGGTTCTAGAAACTATTGGAGAAGAGCTTGGTATCCACATTGATGAGGACATTCCCCAAGGCAGAGTTCGTGTGGATATTGATTGTCTCAAAAATCTGGAGATGCAGCTACCGGTCCAACTTCAATCTGGTGAAGTCTTCAATGTGGACTTGGAGTAA
- the LOC106434348 gene encoding uncharacterized protein LOC106434348 translates to MNTVIMSNLTKLEINSLDITGNNYMTWAVGEKMHLRGNRLLETIDSSKTVSDEKKTKAMIFLRHHIHYGLKDEYITKEDPCDLWKSLKERFDHQKYVILPKAKHEWIHLRLQDYKSVCEFNSAMFGITSRMMLCGEKISDYDMIEKTLSTFHPENVIMQQQYRVNGYTRYSELMQVLLVAEQNNQLVILNHQARPTGSAPFPEANVASSSYDNRRGRGRGRGGNRYHGRGRGIERRFRPYDERDNKNFHENERNEKDRDNKRQTGKVCYRCGMKGHWVRSCRTPKHLADLYRESQKGKEKGRGETNFISDEPGPSIHGLNDDTHLDVSDFLVEPESIDE, encoded by the coding sequence atgaataCAGTTATCATGTCGAATTTGACAAAGCTCGAAATTAATTCCCTGGATATTACGGGAAATAATTATATGACCTGGGCAGTGGGTGAAAAAATGCACCTGAGAGGAAACAGGCTTTTGGAAACCATCGATAGTTCAAAAACGGTGTCggatgagaaaaagacaaaagccATGATATTTTTACGACACCACATCCATTATGGTTTAAAGGATGAATATATTACGAAagaggatccttgtgacctcTGGAAATCTTTAAAAGAGAGGTTCGATCACCAGAAATATGTGATCTTACCGAAAGCTAAACACGAGTGGATCCATCTCCGGTTACAGGATTACAAAAGTGTTTGTGAGTTTAATTCCGCGATGTTCGGAATTACTTCGAGGATGATGTTATGTGGAGAGAAAATAAGTGATTATGATATGATCGAGAAAACTCTCTCCACGTTCCATCCTGAAAATGTAATCATGCAGCAACAATACCGAGTGAATGGATATACCCGTTATTCGGAGTTGATGCAAGTCCTCCTTGTAGCGGAGCAGAATAATCAACTCGTGATTTTAAACCATCAAGCTCGTCCCACTGGATCTGCTCCATTCCCGGAAGCGAATGTTGCATCATCCAGTTATGATAATAGGAGAGGACGAGGTCGTGGACGTGGTGGAAACCGTTATcatggtcgtggaagaggaaTAGAAAGAAGATTCCGTCCCTATGATGAAAGAGATAACAAGAACTTCCACGAAAATGAAAGGAATGAAAAGGACCGGGATAATAAAAGGCAAACAGGAAAGGTTTGCTACAGATGCGGCATGAAAGGTCATTGGGTACGTAGTTGTCGTACACCAAAACATTTAGCCGATCTGTATAGAGAATCCCAAAAGggaaaagagaaaggaagaggTGAAACAAACTTCATCTCTGATGAACCCGGGCCTTCCATTCATGGTTTAAACGATGATACTCATCTCGACGTATCAGACTTTCTGGTTGAGCCAGAGAGTATCGATGAGTGA
- the LOC106432701 gene encoding F-box/kelch-repeat protein SKIP4 translates to MERIVHESTNERADQSKETQTSLISGVPDDISNLFLARVPRSHHMAMKCVSRRWRDFISSDDFCDYRNKSNLAESWIYALCRHNTCGRVFLHVLNPSSSRRSWRRVHEIPTHITFRDGMGFAVLGKRLFVLGGCGWVEGASDDVYCYDAAMNTWLHLQPSLSTRRCFFACETLDGKIMAIGGLGVNSKAPQTWDIYDPVTKACVSFSDANIVRDIEDSFVMDGKVYVRGGVGAVVYDGLSGVWKRVEDDMASGWLGPAVVVGDDLYVFDQSFGATLTMWCKETRVWIRIGKLSQLVMTQQCRLVAMGSNIFVIGKDCSTVVIDVENVRKKTVNGVMVCSSIPKTWDDTIDVICCKSIAI, encoded by the exons ATGGAGCGTATAGTACATGAGAGCACAAACGAACGTGCGGATCAATCGAAAGAGACACAAACGTCGCTTATAAGCGGAGTCCCTGACGATATCTCGAATCTCTTCTTAGCTAGAGTTCCAAGATCACACCACATGGCGATGAAATGCGTTTCCAGGAGATGGAGAGATTTCATCTCCAGTGACGACTTCTGCGACTATCGCAACAAGTCTAACTTAGCCGAGTCTTGGATCTACGCCTTGTGCCGCCACAACACGTGTGGCCGTGTCTTCTTACACGTGCTGAATCCCTCTTCTTCGAGAAGATCATGGAGAAGAGTCCATGAGATTCCTACGCATATCACTTTTAGAGACGGTATGGGTTTTGCAGTGTTGGGTAAGAGACTGTTTGTGTTGGGTGGATGCGGTTGGGTTGAAGGTGCTAGTGATGATGTTTATTGCTATGATGCTGCTATGAACACTTGGCTTCACTTACAACCTTCTCTTTCAACTAGAAG ATGCTTCTTTGCTTGTGAGACGCTGGACGGGAAGATTATGGCGATTGGTGGGTTAGGAGTGAACTCAAAAGCTCCACAGACTTGGGACATCTACGATCCTGTAACGAAAGCATGTGTATCCTTCTCAGACGCGAATATTGTCCGTGATATTGAAGATTCATTTGTAATGGATGGGAAGGTTTATGTTCGCGGTGGTGTTGGAGCTGTAGTATATGATGGATTGAGCGGAGTTTGGAAGCGCGTGGAGGATGATATGGCATCAGGGTGGCTAGGTCCAGCAGTTGTTGTAGGAGATGATCTCTATGTTTTTGATCAGAGTTTTGGAGCTACGCTGACAATGTGGTGCAAGGAAACGAGGGTGTGGATTCGTATCGGGAAGCTATCTCAGTTGGTTATGACGCAGCAATGTCGGCTTGTTGCTATGGGAAGTAATATATTTGTGATTGGTAAGGATTGCTCTACTGTGGTGATTGATGTTGAGAATGTGAGGAAGAAGACGGTGAATGGAGTAATGGTGTGTTCTTCTATACCCAAGACTTGGGATGATACTATTGATGTTATTTGCTGTAAATCTATAGCTATATAA
- the LOC125588654 gene encoding AT-hook motif nuclear-localized protein 11-like, producing the protein MALSGSGSYYIQRGMPGSAPPQTQASFYGLQGFQHFSNPNSPFVPNLNQGGGSTGLVSPPLPVETSQVDSPTPVALPPSGETFVKRKRGRPRKYGQDGSVSLALSPSVSSSSSMSPNSNKRGRGRPPCSGKKQRLSSIGGSLPSSSGMSFTPHVIAVSVGEDIASKVVSFSQQSPRAICVLSVTGAVSTATILQPSPSQGAIKYEGRFELLTLSTSYPNATDNDYPNRTVNLAVSLACPDFRVIGGGVGGPLIAASSVQVIIGSFIWAIPKGKIKKRNEDVQETDALGDNTAATSPDVRQQSHNLVQTPAGMWSIGSRSMDMHHAHMDIDLMRG; encoded by the exons ATGGCGTTATCCGGGTCGGGTTCTTACTATATCCAAAGAGGCATGCCTGGTTCTGCTCCTCCACAAACCCAAGCGTCGTTTTATGGATTGCAAGGGTTTCAACATTTCTCCAATCCCAACTCTCCTTTCGTGCCAAACCTAAACCAAGGAGGCGGCTCCACTGGACTCGTGTCTCCTCCTTTACCAGTTGAGACTTCTCAGGTTGATTCTCCAACGCCGGTTGCACTTCCTCCGTCTGGTGAGACGTTTGTGAAGCGGAAGAGAGGAAGACCTAGAAAATACGGACAAGACGGTTCTGTTTCCTTGGCATTGTCTCCTTcagtctcctcctcctcctccatgtCCCCAAACTCTAACAAACGTGGCCGTGGAAGACCTCCTTGTTCCGGCAAGAAGCAAAGGCTTAGTTCCATTG GTGGATCGCTGCCTTCATCGTCCGGGATGAGCTTCACCCCGCACGTAATCGCAGTTTCCGTTGGTGAA GACATTGCATCAAAGGTTGTGTCCTTTTCACAGCAAAGTCCAAGAGCCATTTGTGTTTTATCCGTTACTGGTGCAGTCTCTACTGCAACTATTCTTCAGCCATCGCCATCACAGGGAGCTATTAAATACGAG GGTCGTTTTGAGCTCTTAACTCTGTCAACTTCTTATCCGAACGCAACTGACAATGACTACCCAAACCGCACTGTGAATCTAGCGGTCTCACTCGCTTGCCCGGATTTTCGTGTCATTGGTGGTGGAGTTGGAGGGCCTCTAATAGCAGCAAGCTCAGTTCAG GTTATCATTGGGAGCTTCATTTGGGCTATTCCTAAAGGGAAGATTAAAAAACGAAATGAAGATGTCCAAGAAACTGACGCTTTGGGCGATAACACAGCAGCAACGTCGCCTGATGTTCGTCAGCAAAGCCATAACCTTGTTCAGACGCCTGCAGGGATGTGGTCAATAGGTTCAAGATCAATGGACATGCATCATGCCCATATGGACATTGATCTAATGCGTGGATGA